Proteins from one Alysiella filiformis genomic window:
- a CDS encoding bifunctional 2',3'-cyclic-nucleotide 2'-phosphodiesterase/3'-nucleotidase has translation MKKTALTLALSALLAHNALAAQVQFRIIETSDIHTNLTDFDYYKDQANPQYGLTRTATLIRQAKKENPNHLLVDNGDLIQGAPIGDYVADKGLNRKEKHPAYLALETLGFHVSTLGNHEFNFGLDFLAQSLKSTRLPVVNANVVDAKTGANKYQPYVILPMKVQDQNGKSHRLKVGVLGLVTPQILQWDKKHLDGKVQVHDIVASAKKWVPRMKKQGADLIVVLNHSGLGDTNKAYQQGQENTTYALSQIQGVDAVAFGHAHGQFPSEEFAKLPEIDIQKGTIHGKAATMPGQFGSHIGIMDLTLDNSSGKWRVLNSQAHLRPIYDSKEKKPLVENDEQMVKLMQPYHEATRQFVGKPIGKSSDNMFSFLALVQDDPTMQIVSQAQTDYVQKVFKDHPQYGKLPVLSAVAPFKAGGRKNAPNSYTEVHKGELTFRNAADLYLYPNTLYAVKVSGKELREWLECSAGMFKHIDVNSSQPQALLNWDGFRTYNFDVIDGVAYEIDVSQPARYDGSCKLVNSGSQRIHKLTHQGKPVQDSDEFIVATNNYRATGGSFAGTGDKNIIYAAPDENRQVLAQYISQQSQQHGEIRPNADQNWTFKNLPQPNLHIYFETANSDLARQFIKEKAVRPYTFEKVDETGFAVYRIDLSGRKAP, from the coding sequence CTTAACCGACTTTGATTATTATAAAGACCAAGCCAATCCACAATATGGCTTAACCCGCACCGCCACGCTGATTCGCCAAGCCAAAAAAGAAAACCCCAACCATCTTTTGGTGGACAATGGCGATTTGATTCAAGGCGCACCCATTGGCGATTATGTGGCAGACAAAGGATTGAATCGCAAAGAAAAACACCCCGCTTATTTGGCTTTGGAAACGTTGGGTTTTCATGTGAGTACTTTGGGCAATCACGAATTCAATTTTGGCTTGGATTTTTTGGCGCAATCGCTCAAATCCACCCGCTTGCCTGTGGTCAATGCCAATGTGGTGGACGCCAAAACAGGTGCAAACAAATACCAGCCCTATGTGATTTTGCCCATGAAAGTGCAAGACCAAAATGGCAAATCCCACCGCCTGAAAGTGGGCGTGTTGGGTTTGGTTACGCCACAAATTTTGCAATGGGATAAAAAACATTTGGACGGCAAAGTGCAGGTGCATGATATTGTTGCCAGCGCAAAAAAATGGGTGCCACGCATGAAAAAGCAAGGCGCAGACCTGATTGTGGTGCTGAACCACAGTGGCTTGGGCGACACCAACAAAGCCTATCAACAAGGACAAGAAAACACCACCTACGCATTGAGCCAAATTCAGGGCGTGGACGCGGTGGCGTTTGGTCATGCACATGGGCAGTTTCCCAGCGAAGAATTTGCCAAGCTGCCTGAAATTGACATTCAAAAAGGCACCATTCACGGCAAAGCCGCCACCATGCCAGGGCAATTTGGCAGCCACATCGGTATTATGGATTTGACTTTGGACAACAGCTCGGGCAAATGGCGCGTGCTCAACAGCCAAGCCCATTTGCGCCCCATTTACGACAGCAAAGAGAAAAAACCTTTGGTGGAAAACGATGAACAAATGGTCAAATTGATGCAGCCTTATCACGAAGCCACACGCCAATTTGTCGGTAAACCCATAGGCAAATCGTCCGATAATATGTTCAGCTTTTTGGCTTTGGTGCAAGATGACCCTACCATGCAAATTGTCAGCCAAGCCCAAACCGATTATGTGCAAAAAGTCTTTAAAGACCACCCTCAATATGGCAAGCTGCCTGTATTGAGTGCCGTTGCCCCTTTCAAGGCTGGCGGTCGCAAAAATGCCCCCAATAGCTACACCGAAGTCCACAAAGGCGAATTGACTTTCCGCAATGCTGCCGATTTGTATTTGTATCCCAATACCTTGTATGCCGTGAAGGTGTCGGGTAAGGAATTGCGCGAATGGTTGGAATGTTCCGCAGGCATGTTCAAACACATTGATGTGAACAGCAGTCAACCACAAGCCCTGTTGAATTGGGACGGTTTTCGCACCTACAATTTTGATGTGATTGACGGCGTGGCATACGAAATTGATGTGAGCCAGCCTGCTCGTTATGACGGTTCGTGCAAATTGGTCAATTCAGGCAGCCAACGCATTCACAAATTGACCCACCAAGGCAAACCCGTTCAAGACAGCGATGAATTTATTGTTGCCACCAACAATTACCGCGCCACAGGCGGCAGCTTTGCAGGCACAGGCGACAAAAACATCATCTATGCTGCCCCCGATGAAAACCGTCAAGTTTTGGCACAATACATCAGCCAGCAAAGCCAGCAACACGGCGAAATCCGCCCCAATGCCGACCAAAACTGGACGTTCAAAAACCTGCCGCAGCCCAATTTGCACATTTATTTTGAAACCGCCAACAGCGATTTGGCACGACAATTCATCAAAGAAAAAGCCGTTCGCCCCTACACATTTGAAAAAGTAGATGAAACAGGCTTTGCGGTGTACCGCATTGATTTGTCGGGACGCAAAGCACCATAA
- the rsmD gene encoding 16S rRNA (guanine(966)-N(2))-methyltransferase RsmD, translating into MKPNPQKNKINAQHRNQIRIIGGELRGRKIHFPTTEGLRPTPDSVRERLFNWLGQDLTGQIALDLFAGSGALGFEALSRHAKHVYFCENNRLAAQSLRQHAQQFALQSRSHIAQQDSLLFLQNTTQTFDLVLLDPPFAWQNWAMLFQHLQSKLNPQAHIYLEAGSLPELPHWLTIIKQGKAGQSQQLLLQYANE; encoded by the coding sequence ATGAAACCCAATCCCCAAAAAAACAAAATCAACGCCCAACACCGCAACCAAATCCGCATTATTGGTGGCGAATTGCGCGGCAGAAAAATCCACTTTCCCACCACCGAAGGCTTGCGCCCCACGCCCGACAGCGTCCGCGAACGCCTATTTAATTGGCTCGGGCAAGACCTCACAGGGCAAATCGCATTGGATTTGTTTGCAGGCAGTGGCGCATTGGGTTTTGAAGCCCTATCGCGCCACGCCAAACACGTTTATTTTTGCGAAAACAATCGCCTAGCCGCCCAAAGTTTGCGCCAACACGCCCAACAATTCGCCCTACAATCACGCAGCCACATTGCCCAACAAGACAGCCTGCTTTTCCTACAAAACACCACCCAAACCTTTGATTTGGTGCTGCTTGACCCCCCATTTGCATGGCAAAATTGGGCAATGCTGTTTCAGCATTTACAAAGCAAACTCAATCCCCAAGCCCACATTTATTTAGAAGCAGGCAGCCTGCCCGAATTACCCCATTGGCTCACCATCATCAAGCAAGGCAAAGCAGGACAAAGCCAACAACTTTTATTGCAATATGCCAATGAATAA
- a CDS encoding YfhL family 4Fe-4S dicluster ferredoxin has protein sequence MSLLITDECINCDVCEPECPNDAISQGEEIYEINPNLCTQCVGHYDEPQCQQVCPVDCILIDEENPESQDELMAKYHKIIAAK, from the coding sequence ATGTCCCTATTGATTACAGACGAATGCATCAACTGCGATGTATGCGAACCCGAATGCCCCAACGATGCCATATCCCAAGGCGAAGAAATTTACGAAATCAATCCCAATTTATGCACCCAATGCGTAGGGCATTATGACGAACCCCAATGTCAGCAAGTTTGCCCCGTAGATTGCATATTGATAGACGAAGAAAACCCCGAAAGCCAAGATGAATTGATGGCGAAGTACCACAAAATCATCGCAGCCAAATAA
- the tuf gene encoding elongation factor Tu has protein sequence MAKEKFERSKPHVNVGTIGHVDHGKTTLTAALTTILAEKFGGTAKAYDQIDAAPEEKARGITINTAHVEYETADRHYAHVDCPGHADYVKNMITGAAQMDGAILVCSAADGPMPQTREHILLARQVGVPYIIVFMNKCDMVDDAELLELVEMEIRDLLSSYDFPGDDCPIVQGSALRALEGDAAYKEKIFELAAALDSYIPTPERAIDKPFLLPIEDVFSISGRGTVVTGRVERGIIKVGEEIEIVGLKDTQKTTCTGVEMFRKLLDEGQAGDNVGVLLRGTKREEVERGQVLAKPGTITPHTKFEAEVYVLSKEEGGRHTPFFANYRPQFYFRTTDVTGAVTLAEGVEMVMPGENVKITVELIAPIAMENGLRFAIREGGRTVGAGVVANVIA, from the coding sequence ATGGCAAAGGAAAAATTTGAACGTAGCAAACCGCACGTAAACGTTGGCACCATCGGTCACGTTGACCATGGTAAAACCACTTTGACTGCTGCATTGACCACCATTTTGGCTGAAAAATTCGGCGGCACAGCAAAAGCTTACGACCAAATTGACGCCGCTCCCGAAGAAAAAGCACGCGGCATTACCATTAACACCGCTCACGTTGAATACGAAACCGCAGACCGCCACTACGCACACGTAGACTGCCCCGGACACGCCGACTATGTGAAAAACATGATTACTGGCGCGGCACAAATGGACGGCGCAATCTTGGTATGCTCTGCTGCTGACGGTCCTATGCCACAAACCCGCGAACACATCTTGTTGGCTCGCCAAGTGGGCGTTCCTTACATCATCGTGTTCATGAACAAATGCGACATGGTTGATGACGCTGAGTTGTTGGAATTGGTTGAAATGGAAATCCGCGACTTGTTGTCCAGCTACGATTTCCCTGGTGATGACTGCCCCATCGTTCAAGGTTCTGCTTTGCGCGCTTTGGAAGGCGATGCCGCTTACAAAGAAAAAATCTTTGAATTGGCTGCCGCTTTGGACAGCTACATTCCTACCCCAGAACGTGCGATTGACAAACCCTTCTTGTTGCCTATTGAAGACGTGTTCTCCATCTCTGGTCGCGGTACCGTGGTAACAGGTCGCGTAGAGCGCGGTATCATCAAAGTGGGCGAAGAAATTGAAATCGTGGGCTTGAAAGACACCCAAAAAACCACTTGTACTGGCGTGGAAATGTTCCGCAAATTGTTGGACGAAGGTCAAGCAGGCGACAACGTAGGTGTATTGTTGCGCGGCACCAAACGCGAAGAAGTGGAACGCGGTCAAGTATTGGCTAAACCCGGTACCATTACCCCACACACCAAATTTGAAGCAGAAGTGTACGTTTTGAGCAAAGAAGAAGGTGGTCGTCATACCCCATTCTTCGCAAACTACCGCCCACAATTCTACTTCCGTACCACTGATGTTACTGGTGCAGTAACTTTGGCAGAAGGCGTGGAAATGGTTATGCCTGGCGAAAACGTGAAAATCACCGTTGAATTGATTGCCCCAATCGCGATGGAAAACGGTTTGCGTTTCGCGATTCGTGAAGGTGGTCGTACCGTTGGTGCAGGCGTTGTGGCTAACGTCATTGCTTAA
- the secE gene encoding preprotein translocase subunit SecE, with the protein MSQEAEQEKQGGFKLFRYIKESTAEFKKVVWPKRPDAIRITGFVMVFVAVFAFFIYGVDSVISLLFNFILVK; encoded by the coding sequence ATGAGCCAAGAAGCAGAACAGGAAAAACAGGGCGGTTTCAAATTGTTCCGTTATATTAAGGAATCCACCGCCGAATTTAAAAAAGTGGTTTGGCCCAAACGTCCCGATGCCATTCGCATTACGGGTTTTGTTATGGTGTTTGTTGCGGTATTTGCGTTTTTCATTTATGGCGTGGATAGTGTGATTTCTTTGCTGTTTAATTTTATTTTAGTGAAATAA
- the nusG gene encoding transcription termination/antitermination protein NusG: MAKRWYVVQAYSGFEKNVQKTLKERIAREEMEDYFGQILVPVEEVVDIKNGRKTLSERKFFPGYVLVEMEMTDSSWHLVKSTPRVNGFVGGTLHRPLPITQREVEAMMAQVGNSSDTGSTKKPKPRVEFDVGQQVRVNEGPFEGFDGVVEHVDYERNKLRVTVQIFGRETPVELEFNQVEKVI, encoded by the coding sequence ATGGCCAAACGTTGGTATGTGGTGCAAGCCTATTCGGGCTTTGAAAAAAATGTTCAAAAAACATTGAAAGAACGCATTGCGCGTGAAGAAATGGAAGATTATTTCGGTCAAATTTTGGTGCCTGTTGAAGAAGTGGTGGACATCAAAAATGGTCGCAAAACCCTGTCTGAACGCAAATTTTTCCCTGGTTATGTGTTGGTGGAAATGGAAATGACCGACAGCTCGTGGCATTTGGTAAAAAGTACGCCGCGTGTAAATGGTTTTGTGGGTGGTACTTTGCACCGTCCTTTGCCGATTACCCAGCGCGAAGTGGAAGCGATGATGGCGCAAGTGGGCAACAGCAGCGATACAGGCAGCACCAAAAAACCCAAACCGCGTGTGGAATTTGATGTGGGTCAGCAAGTTCGTGTGAATGAAGGTCCATTTGAAGGCTTTGATGGGGTTGTTGAACACGTTGATTATGAACGCAATAAATTGCGTGTTACCGTACAAATTTTCGGACGTGAAACGCCTGTTGAGCTTGAATTTAATCAAGTAGAAAAAGTGATTTAA
- the rplK gene encoding 50S ribosomal protein L11, producing the protein MAKKVIGYIKLQIPAGKANPSPPVGPALGQRGLNIMEFCKAFNAATQGLEPGLPTPVVITAYADKSFTFVLKTPPASVLLKKAAGIQKGSSNSLTNKVGTVTRAQLEEIAKTKNPDLTAADLDAAVRTIAGSARSMGLNTEGV; encoded by the coding sequence ATGGCAAAAAAAGTCATCGGCTACATCAAACTGCAAATTCCTGCAGGTAAAGCCAATCCTTCGCCACCTGTTGGTCCTGCTTTGGGTCAGCGTGGTTTGAACATCATGGAATTTTGTAAAGCGTTCAACGCGGCAACACAAGGTTTGGAACCTGGTTTGCCAACGCCCGTTGTGATTACCGCTTATGCAGATAAGTCTTTCACTTTTGTATTGAAAACGCCACCTGCATCTGTGTTGTTGAAAAAAGCAGCAGGCATTCAAAAAGGCAGTTCCAATTCTTTGACCAACAAAGTTGGCACGGTAACACGCGCCCAGTTGGAAGAAATTGCCAAAACCAAAAACCCTGATTTGACGGCTGCTGATTTGGACGCTGCGGTACGCACCATTGCTGGTTCAGCGCGTTCTATGGGCTTGAATACGGAGGGTGTGTAA
- the rplA gene encoding 50S ribosomal protein L1: MAKISKRLKALRASVEANKLYAIDEAIALVKKAATAKFDESVDVSFNLGVDPRKSDQVIRGSVVLPKGTGKTTRVAVFTQGANAEAAKAAGADIVGFEDLAEEIKKGNMDFDVVIASPDAMRIVGQLGTILGPRGLMPNPKVGTVTPNVAEAVKNAKAGQVQYRTDKAGIIHATIGRASFAEADLKENFDALLDALVKAKPAAAKGQYLKKIAVSSTMGLGVRVDVSSVSAK, from the coding sequence ATGGCAAAAATTTCTAAACGTTTGAAAGCATTGCGCGCTTCTGTTGAAGCCAACAAATTGTATGCAATTGATGAAGCCATTGCTTTGGTGAAAAAAGCCGCAACCGCCAAATTTGACGAATCAGTAGATGTGTCTTTCAACTTAGGCGTTGACCCTCGTAAATCTGACCAAGTGATTCGCGGTTCCGTTGTGTTGCCAAAAGGCACAGGTAAAACCACGCGCGTAGCCGTGTTCACACAAGGTGCCAACGCCGAAGCCGCAAAAGCAGCAGGCGCAGACATCGTGGGCTTTGAAGATTTGGCAGAAGAAATCAAAAAAGGCAATATGGACTTTGATGTGGTGATTGCGTCTCCTGACGCGATGCGCATCGTGGGTCAGTTGGGTACGATTTTGGGTCCTCGTGGCTTGATGCCAAACCCAAAAGTGGGTACCGTAACGCCTAATGTTGCCGAAGCAGTGAAAAACGCGAAAGCAGGTCAAGTGCAATACCGCACCGACAAAGCAGGTATCATTCACGCCACCATCGGTCGCGCATCTTTTGCCGAAGCCGATTTGAAAGAAAACTTTGACGCTTTGTTGGACGCTTTGGTAAAAGCCAAACCTGCTGCTGCCAAAGGTCAATACTTGAAAAAAATCGCCGTATCCAGCACCATGGGCTTGGGTGTGCGCGTAGATGTATCTAGCGTTTCTGCTAAATAA
- the rplJ gene encoding 50S ribosomal protein L10, with the protein MSLNIETKKATVEEISAGIANAQTMVIAEYRGISVASMTELRANARKEGVYLRVLKNTLARRAVEGTSFAGLADQMVGPLVYAASEDAVAAAKVLHQFAKKDDKIVLKAGSYNGEVLNVAQVTELASIPSREELLSKLLFVMQAPVSGFARGLAALAEKKESEAA; encoded by the coding sequence TTGAGTCTCAATATTGAAACCAAGAAAGCAACCGTAGAAGAAATCAGCGCAGGCATTGCCAATGCGCAAACTATGGTGATTGCTGAATATCGCGGTATCAGTGTTGCCAGCATGACTGAACTCCGTGCCAATGCGCGTAAAGAAGGCGTTTACTTGCGCGTTCTGAAAAACACATTGGCGCGCCGTGCGGTTGAAGGAACTTCTTTTGCTGGTTTGGCTGACCAAATGGTTGGTCCATTGGTTTACGCTGCATCAGAAGATGCCGTAGCCGCCGCAAAAGTGCTGCACCAATTCGCGAAAAAAGATGACAAAATCGTTTTAAAAGCTGGTTCTTACAACGGCGAAGTGTTGAATGTGGCTCAGGTAACTGAGTTGGCTTCTATTCCAAGCCGCGAAGAATTGCTGTCCAAATTGCTGTTCGTTATGCAAGCGCCTGTTTCTGGCTTTGCACGTGGCTTGGCGGCTTTGGCAGAGAAAAAAGAAAGCGAAGCGGCTTAA
- the rplL gene encoding 50S ribosomal protein L7/L12 yields MAITKEDILEAVSNLTVMELNELVKAFEEKFGVSAAAVAVAAGPAAGGAAAEEKTEFDVILASAGDNKVGVIKVVRTITGLGLKEAKDLVDGAPKTLKEAVSQAEADDIKKQLEEAGAKVEVK; encoded by the coding sequence ATGGCTATTACTAAAGAAGACATTTTGGAAGCGGTAAGCAACTTGACCGTTATGGAATTGAACGAGTTGGTTAAAGCGTTTGAAGAAAAATTTGGCGTTTCTGCTGCTGCGGTTGCTGTGGCTGCTGGTCCTGCTGCTGGCGGTGCTGCTGCTGAAGAAAAAACCGAATTTGACGTGATTTTGGCTTCTGCTGGCGACAACAAAGTTGGCGTGATTAAAGTGGTTCGTACCATCACTGGCTTGGGCTTGAAAGAAGCCAAAGACTTGGTTGATGGCGCACCCAAAACTTTGAAAGAAGCAGTATCTCAAGCTGAAGCTGACGACATTAAAAAACAATTGGAAGAAGCTGGCGCGAAAGTGGAAGTTAAATAA